The genomic interval TTGAGGCATTGCCATAAATAGTTATAAGTGTATATTGGGTTATGAGAACTAGCTGACTTTGTGATGGGTTTTATGCAGAGTTGATTAATGTTGGGCAGAAGCAAGATGCTTTGCAGGCGCTCCACAATCTAATAACTTCAAAGAGATACAGAGCTTGGCAAAAGCCACTTGAAAGGATAATGTTCAAATATGTAGAGCTGTGTGTTGACATGCGGAAGGGTCGATTTGCCAAGGATGGACTGATTCAATACCGTATTGTATGTCAACAAGTGAATGTTAGTTCTTTGGAGGAGGTGATCAAGCACTTCATGCATCTTTCTACTGAGAAAGCTGAGAAGGCTCGTAGTCAGGCACAAGCCTTAGAAGAAGCTCTTGATGTTGATGACCTTGAAGCTGATAAAAGGCCAGAAGATTTGATGCTAAGTTACGTCAGtggagagaaaggaaaggatagGTCTGATCGTGAACTTGTTACCCCATGGTTCAAATTTCTCTGGGAGACTTATAGGACAGTTCTTGAAATATTGCGGAACAATTCCAAGTTAGAGGCCCTCTATGCGGTATTTCCTCTCTTAAGtgacttttcattaatattCAGCATTTTTTACAACTATACCTATAAATCTTCAACTTTTGATTACGTTATGAAATTGGGCAATCTTGTTTTTAGCATTATGAAAGAAGGTTCACTAGGATCTTGCTTATGGTTATTCAGATTCAGTATATAACCCTTTACTACTTTACAATATTGATCATTTCTGGTCTTAGCTGAATTTGTGTGGAAAGTCCTTTTTGAGGGGATGAGCTGAACTGTTAATTGATTTAGTATTTAGAGTCAATCCtttgttattttttgtatTAGAATCTTGAAGCTTGAAAGGATAAGTTTTGAGGAATGTAGGACTTAAGTCGTTATTAGATGAATTGCCTAGATTATACTAGGTTGTTGGAAAAAAATAGAACACGGCCtacaaaaattgattttggtCTTGGCCTGGTGGCTTTTACAGTGGACATATAATGGAACGAGTGtctatgtttttttattttattttattttcttacttgcAGTTAGATATGGCTCATTTGCACGTTAAGAGTAACTTGTTTTGttctatttttaaatattctgTAGATGACAGCGCATCGGGCATTCCAGTTTTGCAAGCAGTATAAACGGTCAACAGAATTCCGAAGGTTGTGTGAGATTATAAGGAATCATTTAGCAAatctaaataaatataaagacCAAAGGGACAGGCCTGACCTGTCAGCCCCAGAGAGCTTGCAACTGTATCTTGATACAAGAGTTGAGCAGCTGAAGATTGCTACTGAACTCGGACTCTGGCAGGTCTCTTGTTTTGTCTACCTTCTATCTGCTTAATGGATGAGTTTGCTAGCTTGTAATGGATGGATTTTACATGCTTCTGATCAATGCTTGTCATGTTTGGTCCTTGCAGGAAGCTTTTCGTTCTGTTGAAGATATTCATGGATTGATGTCCATTGTCAAGAAAACTCCTAAGGCTTCCTTGATGGTGGTTTATTATGCCAAGTTAACTGAAATATTTTGGATTTCAGCCAGCCATCTTTATCATGCTTATGCATGGTTAAAGCTATTTACACTTCAAAAAAGCTTTAATAAAAACTTAAGCCAGAAGGATTTGCAGTTGATAGCATCAGCAGTTGTTTTGGCTGCACTGTCGGTCTCCCCTTATGATCAAACTAGTGCTGCATCACACCTGGAActtgaaaatgagaaagagCGCAACCTTCGAATGGCAAATCTTATAGGATTTAATCTTGAACCTAAACTTGAGAACAGAGAAGTTGTATGTtgtgttaaattttatttgcattCCGTTTCCTTTTTCCTGATGTTAACCTTTTCTGACATTGTGCACTTCTTCCAGCTTTCAAGGTCATCACTTCTTACAGAACTGGTATGTTTAAAGTTTATGAGCTCTTTTggtttgtttcttcttttttttctgggATTAAGTTTTTCTgatttgggtttaaatttttaatataactGAACTCAATACAACTAAGCCTATAATCACAAACTAGTTGGGTTTGGCTACATGACCTGATTTCTTCCACTTGGATAAGGAAAAATAATCGCATGCAATATAGGTCTAACTTAATTTCTAGGTACAAAGTCTGAAAAGTTTGTGCCCTACCTGGATCTCAATGAGGTCCTTAATCTTTGAGTCTATTAATGAAGTGCTTTGTCTTTGTTTGCACTGTTCTTTAACACCAAGAAATAAGTCTGCCCAGTTTTGCAAGTTAGGCTTTTTTGAGATTCTCTTTCACTCTGTCAAATCCTATGGGATACCAAAGGAGTATTGGCTCTGTATTTATGTAACTAGAAATTTTTTGAGATGTCTCTAGATTGCTTATGAAACTGTCTATTTTTATACCTATTTTTATCAGGTCTCCAAAGGTGTACTTAGTTGTGCAACTCAAGAAGTGAAAGATCTTTACCATATTTTGGAGCATGAATTTCTTCCTTTGGATGTTGCGTCAAAGATACAGCCTCTGttgattaaaatatcaaaacttgGTGGGAAGCTGGCTTCAGCTTCATCGGTACCAGAAGTTCAACTCTCTCAATATGTTCCTGCCCTTGAAAAGCTTGCTACCCTCAGGTTGCTTCAGCAGGTGTGTTACTTGTGttaattttcctttcactGTTTGTTTTATATGCTATATACCCCTCTGGTTATTTATGCTTGCTCTTCTCATTGTTCTTCTCCCTTGCTTCTCCAGGTGTCCCAGGTTTACCAGACAATGAAAATTGAGAGTTTGTCTCAAATGATCCccttttttgatttttctctgGTGGAAAAGGTTTCCGTTGATGCCATCAAACATAATTTCATTGCTATGAAAGTTGATTACATGAAGGGTGTTGTGCAGTTTGGTACTATGGTAAGTTACGATTTTGGGTTGTTTCTTTGCGGATGTTACCAGGATTTGTGCACTTCATTCACATTTCTTATAGGTGTCTGCATAGCAGTggattcatttattttatgttgGCCTTTTCAGGGTCTGGAATCTGACAAGCTTCGTGATCACCTGACTATTCTTGCTGAATCTTTGAATAAAGCAAGAGCCATGATATACCCCTCTGCCAAGAAAGCATCAAAGCTGGGTGAAG from Theobroma cacao cultivar B97-61/B2 chromosome 5, Criollo_cocoa_genome_V2, whole genome shotgun sequence carries:
- the LOC18600533 gene encoding eukaryotic translation initiation factor 3 subunit A, translating into MANFAKPENALKRAEELINVGQKQDALQALHNLITSKRYRAWQKPLERIMFKYVELCVDMRKGRFAKDGLIQYRIVCQQVNVSSLEEVIKHFMHLSTEKAEKARSQAQALEEALDVDDLEADKRPEDLMLSYVSGEKGKDRSDRELVTPWFKFLWETYRTVLEILRNNSKLEALYAMTAHRAFQFCKQYKRSTEFRRLCEIIRNHLANLNKYKDQRDRPDLSAPESLQLYLDTRVEQLKIATELGLWQEAFRSVEDIHGLMSIVKKTPKASLMVVYYAKLTEIFWISASHLYHAYAWLKLFTLQKSFNKNLSQKDLQLIASAVVLAALSVSPYDQTSAASHLELENEKERNLRMANLIGFNLEPKLENREVLSRSSLLTELVSKGVLSCATQEVKDLYHILEHEFLPLDVASKIQPLLIKISKLGGKLASASSVPEVQLSQYVPALEKLATLRLLQQVSQVYQTMKIESLSQMIPFFDFSLVEKVSVDAIKHNFIAMKVDYMKGVVQFGTMGLESDKLRDHLTILAESLNKARAMIYPSAKKASKLGEVLPGLGEIVDKEHKRLLARKSIIEKRKEEQERQLLEMEREEESKRQMLQKKTEEAEKKRLAAMFEQQRAERIRKEIEERELEEAQALLHETEKHLKRGKKKPILDGEKLTKQTLLERAMNEQLKERQEQEKRLQKVAKTMDHLERAKREEAAPLIEAAFQQRLVEEKVLHEHEQQLEVELSRQHHDGDLREKNRLARMLGNKMIFQERVMSRRQAEFDQRREEREERIQQIIQARKQERDIKRKKIFYVRSEEERIRKLHEEEEARKLEEAERRRKEEAEHKAKMDEIAEKQRQRERELEEKERQRREALLGRSTDGLSRPSELPAGSRATEPGVAAPAAAPAAAPTAGKYVPRFLRERTESSGPAPPSEPDRWVKPTPSESDRWTGGSRAPQPLSDRWTSGSRAPPQDSDRLGGPGGSSRPEPWRPSRARNPQRG